One Myxococcales bacterium genomic window, CTCGCGGCTTCGAACTGAACGCCATCGGGATAGGGATCTGGAGGCGGGAAGTCGTCGCCGCCGGGCAAGAGCAGCGCGTCGATCCGTTCTACCAGCGCCGCTGGATCGTCCTGAATTGGGAGATGGAGCGCGCTTCCGCCGGATTCGCTGATCGCCCGGGAATAGGCGATGTCGTTGTAGAGATACTCGCGACCCGGGCGAATCCGCCCCCTGGCGTCGTGGCATTCTGAAATTCCGATCGCCGGCTTCATTCCCAAGAGTATAGGTCGCCGAGGCGTTTCCGTTCCAAGGCTTCGCCGGTTCTGCGCGAGGGCCGGAGAATCTTCGCCGCGTTGCGCAACAGGGGTGGGGCGAGGGGGAGACATGGGGCAAGCTTGGGCAATGGCCAAGGTACTGATCGCAGGATGTGGATATGTGGGTGGCGCCCTCGGGCAAATGCTCGTCGCAGACGGGCACGAGGTCTTTGGGCTGAAGCGAAATCCTGAGAATCTTCCGGCGGGCATCGTGCCCCTACGAGCTGATCTGGCGCTTCCCGAGACCCTGGGCGGACTTCCCACATCGATCGACTACATCTTCTATACCGCCGGCGCCGCACGAGGCGATGAGGAGAGTTACCGGAAATCGTACCTCGACGGTGTCGGAAGATTGTTGAGTTCCCTGGCCGAACTGGGTGAAAAGCCCAAGCGTATTTTCTTTACTTCGAGCACTTCGGTCTACGACCAACGACGTGGTGAGAAGATCGACGAATCATCGCATACGGCGCCGAGCAACTACCGCGGCGATATCATTTTGATGACCGAGCGTTTGTTGCTGGCGGACTCGTTGCCGGGCTGCGTGGTTCGCTTTGGGGGAATCTACGGCCCGGGACGCGATCGTCTGTTGCGCGCTGTCCGCAACGGCGAGGTCGCGATCCAGGGAGACGAGCCCCACTACACGAACAGGATCCATCGTGACGACGCGGCGGGCTGCTTGCGGCATCTGATGGGTTTGGACGACGAAGAAATGCACGACATCTATCTCGCTGTCGACCACGAGCCCGCCGAAGAAGCGGTCGTGCTGCGTTGGCTCGCCGATCGTCTGGGGGTGAAGCTTCCCACTCTCGGAGCGGGGTCGCCACCGGGCCAGATGCGCCGGGCCGGCAGCAAGCGCTGTATCAATGACCGCCTGATTGCGACCGGGTATCGCTTCCGTTACCCGACGTTTCGCGAAGGCTATGAGATGGTCATCGACAACTGGAACGACGACTCATGATCTCCCGCTTGCCCGGGGTTGTTCAACGTTCTTCCAACTTCGAACCATCGAGCGGCACTCCCATTCAGATTTTTGATTGAAAGGGGGTCTTCGCTGCCTCGCTTCCCGAAATTTTCTGAAAACGCGCTCGCCATGCCGGGCGCCGTCTACTCGCCCTTTGCCGATCGTCTGAAAGACCACCCTGGCCCGCTCTATTCACTGCATGTTGGCGATACTTGGATGGAGCCCTTCGAGGGCGGACGCATGGAAGACCTGAGGGTCGACCAATATCCGGGGATGCACCGCTACTGCGACACCCGGGGTATTCCCGAACTCGTCGACGCCCTGGTCGATAAGCTGCGGCACAAAAATCAACTTCCCTGCGAACCCGACAACGTGTTGGTCTGTGCAGGGGCGACCGGCGCGCTGTCGAGTGCCATCGGGGCGTTGATTCGTCCGGGGGATGAGGTTCTGATCCTGGCGCCTTTCTGGCCGCTGATCCGCGGCATCGTGCAGTCGTTTGGCGGGGTGCCGGTCGAGGTTCCGTTTTATGATCGTGTCGATTCAGCCGAGTCTGCGGTCGAGTCGGTGCGCGCACGACTCAGCTCGGCAACGGTTGCGCTCTATGTTTCGACCCCCTCCAACCCGACCGGCCGAGTTCTGCCTGAGAATTGGCTGGTCGCGCTTGCGGAATTCGCAACGGCAGAAAATTTGTGGCTGCTATCCGACGAGGTTTACGAGGACTTCGTCTATCGAGGTAGCCATTTTTCGATGGGGCGCGTTGCGCCGGAGCGGACGATCTCGACGTATTCGTTCTCCAAGGCCTATGGCATGGCGGGCAACCGCACCGGCTACCTGGTGGGCCCGCGGGAGGCTACCGATCAGGCGCGAAAGCTCGCAACCCATTGCTTCTACCACGCGCCCACCGCTGGGCAACTCGCCGGGGTGCGGGCCCTCGAGAGCGGGGCGCAATGGCAGGAGCGGACCCGAGAAACCTACCGGGAGGTTTCGCAAAAGGCCGCAGCCAGCCTGAATCTGCCCGCACCCGGCGGTTCGACCTTCTTCTTTCTGGACGTCTCGTCCCATCTCGACGATCGTGGCATCTCGGGCTTTCTCGAAGACTGCTTCGAAGACGGCGTGCTCGTGGCACCGGGGGAGTCTTGCGGGGCGGATTACGCGTCCTGGGTGCGGCTCTGTTATACCGCCATGCCTCCGGATCGAGTCGCTGAAGCGTTGACGCTCCTGGCCGCGCGGCTGCGTTAGCCCGGGCTCGTGCCAGGAAAATCAGGAGTCCCATGATCGTTCACCGCAGCAACCGAACGGAGGTACTGATCCAAGAACTCGGTGCGCTCGTCGGTG contains:
- a CDS encoding SDR family oxidoreductase, which produces MGQAWAMAKVLIAGCGYVGGALGQMLVADGHEVFGLKRNPENLPAGIVPLRADLALPETLGGLPTSIDYIFYTAGAARGDEESYRKSYLDGVGRLLSSLAELGEKPKRIFFTSSTSVYDQRRGEKIDESSHTAPSNYRGDIILMTERLLLADSLPGCVVRFGGIYGPGRDRLLRAVRNGEVAIQGDEPHYTNRIHRDDAAGCLRHLMGLDDEEMHDIYLAVDHEPAEEAVVLRWLADRLGVKLPTLGAGSPPGQMRRAGSKRCINDRLIATGYRFRYPTFREGYEMVIDNWNDDS
- a CDS encoding pyridoxal phosphate-dependent aminotransferase, which produces MPGAVYSPFADRLKDHPGPLYSLHVGDTWMEPFEGGRMEDLRVDQYPGMHRYCDTRGIPELVDALVDKLRHKNQLPCEPDNVLVCAGATGALSSAIGALIRPGDEVLILAPFWPLIRGIVQSFGGVPVEVPFYDRVDSAESAVESVRARLSSATVALYVSTPSNPTGRVLPENWLVALAEFATAENLWLLSDEVYEDFVYRGSHFSMGRVAPERTISTYSFSKAYGMAGNRTGYLVGPREATDQARKLATHCFYHAPTAGQLAGVRALESGAQWQERTRETYREVSQKAAASLNLPAPGGSTFFFLDVSSHLDDRGISGFLEDCFEDGVLVAPGESCGADYASWVRLCYTAMPPDRVAEALTLLAARLR